The Microplitis demolitor isolate Queensland-Clemson2020A chromosome 8, iyMicDemo2.1a, whole genome shotgun sequence genome has a segment encoding these proteins:
- the LOC106693383 gene encoding GATA zinc finger domain-containing protein 16-like, translating into MYALIFWPRNDTFSIVPTKQIIEYTKFNYCLVEYKNQIHRGKLVAQNQNKQWLESLEVNTDGVLIGNADTDNTDNDNTDFKNANNDNANSDNTHNNSTGINNTDTDDTKCDKIDINNSDTNIVDRNNTYTNNNTDIESTDTDITDIDKTLNNNSDTDIVDCDKTYDNNNNTDNTNTDTDITDCDISFTDNTDINDDNITMTENTTDPDQTDINTTGTKHIDTDKTNYENTDHSNIYINNTDNKLTDYIKPTKNTNNLNSNTNININIVKDTTKNQISNDSLASTSNSSQTKIAILPQSGVFQVNPMKK; encoded by the exons ATGTATGCTTTGATTTTTTGGCCAAGAAATGATACTTTCAGTATTGTTCCAACGAAGCAAATTATTGagtatacaaaatttaattattgtcttGTTGAATACAAAAACCAAATTCATCGTGGTAAGCTAGTGGCTCAGAATC agaATAAACAATGGTTGGAATCGCTAGAAGTCAATACTGATGGAGTTCTTATTGG TAATGCTGATACTGACAATACCGACAACGATAATACTGATTTCAAAAATgctaataatgataatgcaAACTCTGACAACACTCACAATAATAGTACTGGAATTAACAATACTGATACTGACGACACAAAATGTGataaaattgacattaatAATAGTGATACTAATATTGTAGACCGTAACAATActtatactaataataatactgacATTGAAAGTACTGATACTGATATTACAGACATTGACAAAACTCTTAATAACAACTCTGATACTGACATTGTAGACTGTGACAAAacttatgataataataataatactgacAACACAAATACTGATACTGATATTACAGACTGTGACATATCTTTCACTGATAATACTGATATCAATGACGATAACATTACTATGACTGAGAATACTACTGATCCTGACCAAACTGATATCAACACTACAGGTACTAAACACATCGATACTGATAAGACGAACTACGAGAACACTGATcacagtaatatttacattaacaATACTGACAATAAGCTAACTGACTACATCAAACCTACGAAAAATACcaacaatttaaattcaaacacaaacattaatatcaatattgttAAAGATACAACTAAAAACCAAATAAGTAATGATAGTCTTGCATCTACatcaaattcaagtcaaaCTAAAATTGCAATTTTACCACAAAGCGGAGTGTTTCAAGTGAATCCTATGAAGAAATGA